The following are from one region of the Vanessa atalanta chromosome 5, ilVanAtal1.2, whole genome shotgun sequence genome:
- the LOC125063967 gene encoding PDZ and LIM domain protein Zasp isoform X1 encodes MAQLITVRLNKSDQQPLGFRLQGGKDFGTPLVVQKVNGGSAAERAGLQAGDALIRVNNTDVYTLRHQEAQDAIRAAGQALELTVQRGGGTWRPSVTPTGSLPRPGTRPLGASPVPVTNTSLKATPQPTRAFGSGHNSVAKPFGYMNGNDSMKSIVNKQYNTPVNMYSDKTIAETLSAQTEVLAGGVLGVNFKKNEKTYDAEKSAVFKVLQEEQNDPEPVAEASPGVRHVAAPAAPAPAGPAGAAASGPTGGPTGGPTGGLPVGQNICEECERLITGVFVRIKDKNMHVECFKCSTCGSSLKNQGYYNINGKLYCDIHAKLVARQNPPAANLEPVTVPPGGRVPSNAYSTPLPPLATSTYTNGSSSMFSPSSTLSGPKPFGSSVGSAYSPASLSPRSAPLSPARPAGPPAGPPAGAPGAPYAPKAPVSIFKAKNVKSIVWPPSNHPDDENEKEINPNFVHNTPYSDSSASARESLMMTTNSNINFSNQMRSVEESVSSAKQTPGLPSDKTFGSALMSTSQATSKSEFSVQSQKSQMIQEIASCSVQSFSEKAISEKQNFAMYQTQTASDQIDSNKQITKKDIEKLIESQENQFLPLQSEYNTSNAQKMSQEFAMKQEQINKGYEIKSLNVKQDDKIAEANIQQQTSVFNNYNHPPVFISTETENKESGVSAKTSIMKQNQNAPFLKKCNPSENKQNLSAPHTYNPTNPKVQSKTPSKENPKMAGTTKVTNKPTIERGSLIEALTIAPERPYSPLSFHIPNPSYASTSFDQNQTQNSELLQPMPNQNTNNSTYHSDPNQFGQANMQANMFQTSSEASAFKPVNRQTLPPQQPQEFCGVSNYPHQNKDFVLQQQSNTNFSENFSTSISGAHQGFSPITTAECYSAQPNSQNTMASPILQKSGLHRPDSIPPYQQNLESSHPQIISDSNKAQPTNPGSGQREIPLLQKSEIPQIRTPVPQPQTKFKTETSMSFQPVHDEAQNMSRYSPTNSRPSTPSMINKPAPIIPHYQMNLVTVEHVAPEGRMYKPGSGEVSRSSTPKLNSRSPAPTLPATSNSLKAQAPRIKDSTQRYNAKQCQPSVPPSSSFKKEYDTSFQDNNVKQWLQNQPALVKEEQQSNLEYQTQSYNRGNSNIKEDSMINQNYGQRQMESQNKFEYGSTTVESMKKTFEQFESAQSAKTIEIRQGAVQPSNTYQQTKPTIQPSNYNLKQVFPPPIKETMSPQQNLSFNTTNQNVATISNQTEVYQPTPYISGANQGPVCDPTPSTGSSVGAAARGKAFGVSSAPKRGRGVLNKAALPGSRVPLCGSCNGNIRGPFITALGRIWCPEHFICVNATCRRQLQDIGFVEENGQLYCEYCFEQYIAPACDKCHAKIKGDCLNAIGKHFHPECFSCVYCQKLFGNNPFFLEDGLPYCEADWNELFTTKCFACGFPVEAGDRWVEALNNNYHSQCFNCTVCKKNLEGQSFFAKGGRPFCKMHAR; translated from the exons GTTAACGGTGGGAGCGCAGCAGAGCGCGCGGGGCTGCAAGCCGGCGATGCGCTGATCCGCGTCAACAACACCGACGTGTACACGCTAAGACATCAGGAAGCTCAGGACGCTATCCGAGCTGCTGGCCAAGCACTCGAACTTACCGTACAACG CGGCGGCGGTACCTGGAGGCCATCAGTTACTCCCACAGGCAGTCTTCCTCGCCCAGGCACTCGTCCACTCGGCGCCAGTCCAGTGCCAGTCACGAATACATCACTTAAGGCTACCCCACAGCCTACACGCGCCTTTGGTTCTGGACACAACAGCGTCGCTAAACCGTTCggttat ATGAATGGCAACGACTCCATGAAGAGCATCGTGAATAAGCAGTACAACACTCCAGTAAACATGTACAGCGACAAGACCATCGCCGAGACACTCTCCGCGCAAACCGAGGTGCTGGCTGGAGGAGTGCTTGG ggtTAACTTTAAGAAAAATGAAAAGACCTACGACGCCGAGAAGAGTGCCGTCTTCAAAGTCCTGCAGGAGGAACAAAACGACCCGGAGCCAG TAGCCGAAGCGTCGCCGGGCGTGCGGCACGtggccgcgcccgccgcgcccgcgcccgccggcCCCGCGGGCGCCGCCGCCAGCGGCCCCACCGGCGGCCCCACCGGCGGCCCCACCGGCGGCCTGCCCGTGGGGCAGAACATCTGCGAGGAGTGCGAGCGCCTCATCAC CGGCGTGTTCGTGCGCATCAAGGACAAGAACATGCACGTGGAGTGCTTCAAGTGCTCCACGTGCGGCTCGTCGCTCAAGAACCAGGGCTACTACAACATCAACGGCAAGCTGTACTGCGACATCCACGCCAAGCTCGTGGCGCGCCAGAACCCCCCCGCCGCCAACCTGGAGCCCGTCACCGTGCCGCC CGGTGGCCGAGTTCCGAGCAACGCCTACTCGACGCCGCTGCCCCCGCTGGCCACCAGCACCTACACCAACGGCTCGTCGTCCATGTTCAGC CCGTCCAGCACGCTGTCGGGGCCCAAGCCGTTCGGCTCGTCGGTCGGCTCCGCGTACTCGCCGGCGTCGCTGTCGCCGCGCTCGGCGCCGCTGTCCCCCGCGCGGCCCGCCGGGCCCCCCGCCGGGCCCCCCGCCGGCGCCCCCGGAGCGCCCTACGCCCCCA AGGCCCCAGTTTCCATTTTTAAAG CTAAAAACGTAAAAAGCATTGTGTGGCCCCCGTCAAATCACCCAGATGACGAAAACGAGAAAGAGATAAATCCTAATTTTGTTCATAACACACCTTACAGCGATTCATCTGCCTCCGCTAGAGAATCATTAATGATGACaacaaatagcaatattaaCTTCTCAAACCAAATGAGGTCAGTCGAGGAAAGTGTATCCTCAGCCAAACAAACTCCAGGACTTCCTTCAGACAAAACCTTTGGATCGGCTTTGATGTCCACTTCGCAAGCCACTTCTAAATCAGAATTTTCAGTGCAAAGTCAAAAATCACAAATGATACAAGAGATTGCAAGTTGTAGTGTTCAATCGTTTTCCGAAAAAGCCATATCTGAAAAACAGAATTTTGCTATGTACCAAACGCAAACAGCCTCTGACCAAATCGACAGTAACAAGCAAATTACGAAGAAGGATATCGAAAAATTAATTGAGTCCCAAGAAAATCAATTCCTTCCTTTACAGAGTGAATATAATACATCTAATGCACAAAAAATGTCACAGGAATTTGCGATGAAACAGGAACAAATCAATAAGggctatgaaataaaatcattaaatgttAAACAAGACGATAAAATCGCAGAAGCAAACATACAACAACAGACATccgttttcaataattataatcaccCACCAGTTTTTATTTCCACTGAAACAGAAAACAAAGAAAGCGGCGTATCAGCCAAAACCAGCATTATGAAGCAGAACCAAAACGCtccctttttaaaaaaatgtaacccatctgaaaataaacaaaatctgtCTGCGCCTCATACTTATAATCCAACTAATCCAAAAGTTCAATCCAAAACACCGTCCAAAGAAAACCCTAAAATGGCAGGTACTACAAAAGTAACAAATAAGCCTACGATTGAAAGGGGATCCTTGATAGAAGCTCTTACAATAGCTCCGGAGAGACCATATAGCCCTTTATCTTTTCACATACCAAATCCGAGTTACGCCTCAACTTCTTTTGATCAAAATCAAACGCAAAATTCTGAACTTTTACAACCAATGCCAAACCAGAACACTAATAACTCGACCTATCACTCTGATCCAAATCAATTTGGCCAAGCAAATATGCAAGCTAATATGTTCCAAACATCTTCCGAAGCATCTGCTTTTAAACCAGTAAATAGACAAACGCTTCCACCGCAACAACCTCAAGAGTTTTGTGGAGTTTCTAATTATCCTCATCAAAATAAAGACTTCGTTTTGCAACAACAATCTAATACCAATTTTTCGGAAAACTTTTCTACTAGTATTTCCGGCGCACACCAAGGCTTTTCACCGATAACAACTGCTGAATGCTATAGTGCACAGCCGAATTCGCAAAATACAATGGCTTCTcctatattacaaaaatctGGTTTACATAGACCGGATAGTATTCCTCCTTATCAACAAAATTTAGAAAGTTCACATCCTCAGATAATATCAGACTCAAACAAAGCTCAGCCAACAAATCCTGGTAGTGGACAACGAGAGATCCCTCTACTGCAGAAATCTGAAATACCTCAGATTAGAACACCGGTGCCACAACCTCAAACTAAGTTTAAAACCGAAACCTCTATGTCATTTCAGCCTGTTCATGATGAAGCACAAAATATGTCAAGATATTCACCAACCAATAGTCGTCCAAGCACACCTAGTATGATTAATAAGCCTGCGCCAATAATACCTCATTATCAAATGAATTTAGTTACCGTAGAGCATGTTGCTCCCGAAGGTCGAATGTATAAACCTGGTAGTGGAGAAGTTAGCCGTTCTTCAACACCTAAATTGAATAGCCGTTCACCAGCTCCTACGCTCCCAGCAACTTCTAATTCCTTAAAAGCACAAGCTCCTAGAATAAAAGACTCAACACAAAGATATAACGCTAAACAATGCCAGCCTTCTGTACCACCAAgttcatcatttaaaaaagaatatgatACAAGCTTTCAAGataataatgtaaaacaatGGCTCCAAAATCAACCAGCGCTTGTAAAGGAAGAACAACAATCTAATTTAGAATACCAAACTCAATCATATAACAGaggtaattcaaatattaaagaagATTCTATGATAAACCAAAATTATGGTCAGAGGCAAATGgaatcacaaaataaatttgaatacggTAGTACTACTGTTGAATCTatgaaaaaaacttttgaacaaTTTGAAAGCGCGCAATCCGcaaaaacaatagaaataagACAAGGCGCAGTACAACCTTCTAATACATATCAACAAACCAAACCTACAATTCAACCATCcaattataacttaaaacagGTCTTTCCTCCTCCCATCAAGGAAACCATGTCACCCCAgcaaaatttatcttttaatactaCTAACCAAAATGTTGCCACCATTAGTAATCAAACTGAAGTTTATCAACCGACTCCTTATATATCTGGTGCTAACCAAGGTCCAGTGTGTGATCCTACCCCGTCGACAGGTTCCAGTGTAGGAGCTGCCGCTCGTGGCAAAGCTTTTGGTGTATCATCAGCCCCAAAAAGGGGGCGAGGAGTATTAAACAAAGCTGCTCTACCTGGGTCTCGTGTTCCTCTTTGTGGCTCGTGCAATGGAAATATTAG AGGTCCATTCATCACTGCTCTGGGTCGCATATGGTGCCCCGAACACTTCATCTGCGTTAACGCGACCTGCCGACGCCAGTTGCAAGACATTGGCTTTGTGGAAGAAAATGGCCAGCTTTATTGCGAGTATTGTTTCGAACAATACATCGCTCCGGCTTGCGACAAATGCCATGCTAAGATTAAAGGA GATTGCTTAAACGCGATCGGCAAACACTTCCACCCAGAGTGCTTCAGCTGCGTCTATTGTCAAAAACTCTTTGGAAACAATCCGTTCTTTTTAGAAGATGGATTACCTTACTGTGAAGCAG ACTGGAACGAGCTCTTTACGACGAAATGTTTCGCCTGCGGGTTCCCCGTGGAGGCGGGCGACAGGTGGGTCGAGGCGCTCAACAATAACTACCACAGTCAGTGCTTCAACTGCACG GTGTGCAAAAAGAATCTCGAAGGACAGAGCTTCTTCGCCAAGGGAGGACGACCTTTCTGCAAGATGCACGCCCGCTAG
- the LOC125063967 gene encoding PDZ and LIM domain protein Zasp isoform X3: protein MAQLITVRLNKSDQQPLGFRLQGGKDFGTPLVVQKVNGGSAAERAGLQAGDALIRVNNTDVYTLRHQEAQDAIRAAGQALELTVQRGGGTWRPSVTPTGSLPRPGTRPLGASPVPVTNTSLKATPQPTRAFGSGHNSVAKPFGYMNGNDSMKSIVNKQYNTPVNMYSDKTIAETLSAQTEVLAGGVLGVNFKKNEKTYDAEKSAVFKVLQEEQNDPEPVAEASPGVRHVAAPAAPAPAGPAGAAASGPTGGPTGGPTGGLPVGQNICEECERLITGVFVRIKDKNMHVECFKCSTCGSSLKNQGYYNINGKLYCDIHAKLVARQNPPAANLEPVTVPPGGRVPSNAYSTPLPPLATSTYTNGSSSMFSPSSTLSGPKPFGSSVGSAYSPASLSPRSAPLSPARPAGPPAGPPAGAPGAPYAPTKNVKSIVWPPSNHPDDENEKEINPNFVHNTPYSDSSASARESLMMTTNSNINFSNQMRSVEESVSSAKQTPGLPSDKTFGSALMSTSQATSKSEFSVQSQKSQMIQEIASCSVQSFSEKAISEKQNFAMYQTQTASDQIDSNKQITKKDIEKLIESQENQFLPLQSEYNTSNAQKMSQEFAMKQEQINKGYEIKSLNVKQDDKIAEANIQQQTSVFNNYNHPPVFISTETENKESGVSAKTSIMKQNQNAPFLKKCNPSENKQNLSAPHTYNPTNPKVQSKTPSKENPKMAGTTKVTNKPTIERGSLIEALTIAPERPYSPLSFHIPNPSYASTSFDQNQTQNSELLQPMPNQNTNNSTYHSDPNQFGQANMQANMFQTSSEASAFKPVNRQTLPPQQPQEFCGVSNYPHQNKDFVLQQQSNTNFSENFSTSISGAHQGFSPITTAECYSAQPNSQNTMASPILQKSGLHRPDSIPPYQQNLESSHPQIISDSNKAQPTNPGSGQREIPLLQKSEIPQIRTPVPQPQTKFKTETSMSFQPVHDEAQNMSRYSPTNSRPSTPSMINKPAPIIPHYQMNLVTVEHVAPEGRMYKPGSGEVSRSSTPKLNSRSPAPTLPATSNSLKAQAPRIKDSTQRYNAKQCQPSVPPSSSFKKEYDTSFQDNNVKQWLQNQPALVKEEQQSNLEYQTQSYNRGNSNIKEDSMINQNYGQRQMESQNKFEYGSTTVESMKKTFEQFESAQSAKTIEIRQGAVQPSNTYQQTKPTIQPSNYNLKQVFPPPIKETMSPQQNLSFNTTNQNVATISNQTEVYQPTPYISGANQGPVCDPTPSTGSSVGAAARGKAFGVSSAPKRGRGVLNKAALPGSRVPLCGSCNGNIRGPFITALGRIWCPEHFICVNATCRRQLQDIGFVEENGQLYCEYCFEQYIAPACDKCHAKIKGDCLNAIGKHFHPECFSCVYCQKLFGNNPFFLEDGLPYCEADWNELFTTKCFACGFPVEAGDRWVEALNNNYHSQCFNCTVCKKNLEGQSFFAKGGRPFCKMHAR, encoded by the exons GTTAACGGTGGGAGCGCAGCAGAGCGCGCGGGGCTGCAAGCCGGCGATGCGCTGATCCGCGTCAACAACACCGACGTGTACACGCTAAGACATCAGGAAGCTCAGGACGCTATCCGAGCTGCTGGCCAAGCACTCGAACTTACCGTACAACG CGGCGGCGGTACCTGGAGGCCATCAGTTACTCCCACAGGCAGTCTTCCTCGCCCAGGCACTCGTCCACTCGGCGCCAGTCCAGTGCCAGTCACGAATACATCACTTAAGGCTACCCCACAGCCTACACGCGCCTTTGGTTCTGGACACAACAGCGTCGCTAAACCGTTCggttat ATGAATGGCAACGACTCCATGAAGAGCATCGTGAATAAGCAGTACAACACTCCAGTAAACATGTACAGCGACAAGACCATCGCCGAGACACTCTCCGCGCAAACCGAGGTGCTGGCTGGAGGAGTGCTTGG ggtTAACTTTAAGAAAAATGAAAAGACCTACGACGCCGAGAAGAGTGCCGTCTTCAAAGTCCTGCAGGAGGAACAAAACGACCCGGAGCCAG TAGCCGAAGCGTCGCCGGGCGTGCGGCACGtggccgcgcccgccgcgcccgcgcccgccggcCCCGCGGGCGCCGCCGCCAGCGGCCCCACCGGCGGCCCCACCGGCGGCCCCACCGGCGGCCTGCCCGTGGGGCAGAACATCTGCGAGGAGTGCGAGCGCCTCATCAC CGGCGTGTTCGTGCGCATCAAGGACAAGAACATGCACGTGGAGTGCTTCAAGTGCTCCACGTGCGGCTCGTCGCTCAAGAACCAGGGCTACTACAACATCAACGGCAAGCTGTACTGCGACATCCACGCCAAGCTCGTGGCGCGCCAGAACCCCCCCGCCGCCAACCTGGAGCCCGTCACCGTGCCGCC CGGTGGCCGAGTTCCGAGCAACGCCTACTCGACGCCGCTGCCCCCGCTGGCCACCAGCACCTACACCAACGGCTCGTCGTCCATGTTCAGC CCGTCCAGCACGCTGTCGGGGCCCAAGCCGTTCGGCTCGTCGGTCGGCTCCGCGTACTCGCCGGCGTCGCTGTCGCCGCGCTCGGCGCCGCTGTCCCCCGCGCGGCCCGCCGGGCCCCCCGCCGGGCCCCCCGCCGGCGCCCCCGGAGCGCCCTACGCCCCCA CTAAAAACGTAAAAAGCATTGTGTGGCCCCCGTCAAATCACCCAGATGACGAAAACGAGAAAGAGATAAATCCTAATTTTGTTCATAACACACCTTACAGCGATTCATCTGCCTCCGCTAGAGAATCATTAATGATGACaacaaatagcaatattaaCTTCTCAAACCAAATGAGGTCAGTCGAGGAAAGTGTATCCTCAGCCAAACAAACTCCAGGACTTCCTTCAGACAAAACCTTTGGATCGGCTTTGATGTCCACTTCGCAAGCCACTTCTAAATCAGAATTTTCAGTGCAAAGTCAAAAATCACAAATGATACAAGAGATTGCAAGTTGTAGTGTTCAATCGTTTTCCGAAAAAGCCATATCTGAAAAACAGAATTTTGCTATGTACCAAACGCAAACAGCCTCTGACCAAATCGACAGTAACAAGCAAATTACGAAGAAGGATATCGAAAAATTAATTGAGTCCCAAGAAAATCAATTCCTTCCTTTACAGAGTGAATATAATACATCTAATGCACAAAAAATGTCACAGGAATTTGCGATGAAACAGGAACAAATCAATAAGggctatgaaataaaatcattaaatgttAAACAAGACGATAAAATCGCAGAAGCAAACATACAACAACAGACATccgttttcaataattataatcaccCACCAGTTTTTATTTCCACTGAAACAGAAAACAAAGAAAGCGGCGTATCAGCCAAAACCAGCATTATGAAGCAGAACCAAAACGCtccctttttaaaaaaatgtaacccatctgaaaataaacaaaatctgtCTGCGCCTCATACTTATAATCCAACTAATCCAAAAGTTCAATCCAAAACACCGTCCAAAGAAAACCCTAAAATGGCAGGTACTACAAAAGTAACAAATAAGCCTACGATTGAAAGGGGATCCTTGATAGAAGCTCTTACAATAGCTCCGGAGAGACCATATAGCCCTTTATCTTTTCACATACCAAATCCGAGTTACGCCTCAACTTCTTTTGATCAAAATCAAACGCAAAATTCTGAACTTTTACAACCAATGCCAAACCAGAACACTAATAACTCGACCTATCACTCTGATCCAAATCAATTTGGCCAAGCAAATATGCAAGCTAATATGTTCCAAACATCTTCCGAAGCATCTGCTTTTAAACCAGTAAATAGACAAACGCTTCCACCGCAACAACCTCAAGAGTTTTGTGGAGTTTCTAATTATCCTCATCAAAATAAAGACTTCGTTTTGCAACAACAATCTAATACCAATTTTTCGGAAAACTTTTCTACTAGTATTTCCGGCGCACACCAAGGCTTTTCACCGATAACAACTGCTGAATGCTATAGTGCACAGCCGAATTCGCAAAATACAATGGCTTCTcctatattacaaaaatctGGTTTACATAGACCGGATAGTATTCCTCCTTATCAACAAAATTTAGAAAGTTCACATCCTCAGATAATATCAGACTCAAACAAAGCTCAGCCAACAAATCCTGGTAGTGGACAACGAGAGATCCCTCTACTGCAGAAATCTGAAATACCTCAGATTAGAACACCGGTGCCACAACCTCAAACTAAGTTTAAAACCGAAACCTCTATGTCATTTCAGCCTGTTCATGATGAAGCACAAAATATGTCAAGATATTCACCAACCAATAGTCGTCCAAGCACACCTAGTATGATTAATAAGCCTGCGCCAATAATACCTCATTATCAAATGAATTTAGTTACCGTAGAGCATGTTGCTCCCGAAGGTCGAATGTATAAACCTGGTAGTGGAGAAGTTAGCCGTTCTTCAACACCTAAATTGAATAGCCGTTCACCAGCTCCTACGCTCCCAGCAACTTCTAATTCCTTAAAAGCACAAGCTCCTAGAATAAAAGACTCAACACAAAGATATAACGCTAAACAATGCCAGCCTTCTGTACCACCAAgttcatcatttaaaaaagaatatgatACAAGCTTTCAAGataataatgtaaaacaatGGCTCCAAAATCAACCAGCGCTTGTAAAGGAAGAACAACAATCTAATTTAGAATACCAAACTCAATCATATAACAGaggtaattcaaatattaaagaagATTCTATGATAAACCAAAATTATGGTCAGAGGCAAATGgaatcacaaaataaatttgaatacggTAGTACTACTGTTGAATCTatgaaaaaaacttttgaacaaTTTGAAAGCGCGCAATCCGcaaaaacaatagaaataagACAAGGCGCAGTACAACCTTCTAATACATATCAACAAACCAAACCTACAATTCAACCATCcaattataacttaaaacagGTCTTTCCTCCTCCCATCAAGGAAACCATGTCACCCCAgcaaaatttatcttttaatactaCTAACCAAAATGTTGCCACCATTAGTAATCAAACTGAAGTTTATCAACCGACTCCTTATATATCTGGTGCTAACCAAGGTCCAGTGTGTGATCCTACCCCGTCGACAGGTTCCAGTGTAGGAGCTGCCGCTCGTGGCAAAGCTTTTGGTGTATCATCAGCCCCAAAAAGGGGGCGAGGAGTATTAAACAAAGCTGCTCTACCTGGGTCTCGTGTTCCTCTTTGTGGCTCGTGCAATGGAAATATTAG AGGTCCATTCATCACTGCTCTGGGTCGCATATGGTGCCCCGAACACTTCATCTGCGTTAACGCGACCTGCCGACGCCAGTTGCAAGACATTGGCTTTGTGGAAGAAAATGGCCAGCTTTATTGCGAGTATTGTTTCGAACAATACATCGCTCCGGCTTGCGACAAATGCCATGCTAAGATTAAAGGA GATTGCTTAAACGCGATCGGCAAACACTTCCACCCAGAGTGCTTCAGCTGCGTCTATTGTCAAAAACTCTTTGGAAACAATCCGTTCTTTTTAGAAGATGGATTACCTTACTGTGAAGCAG ACTGGAACGAGCTCTTTACGACGAAATGTTTCGCCTGCGGGTTCCCCGTGGAGGCGGGCGACAGGTGGGTCGAGGCGCTCAACAATAACTACCACAGTCAGTGCTTCAACTGCACG GTGTGCAAAAAGAATCTCGAAGGACAGAGCTTCTTCGCCAAGGGAGGACGACCTTTCTGCAAGATGCACGCCCGCTAG